A stretch of the Papaver somniferum cultivar HN1 chromosome 6, ASM357369v1, whole genome shotgun sequence genome encodes the following:
- the LOC113290406 gene encoding uncharacterized protein LOC113290406, translating into MVASPPPSPSNVRGPKFDDSSSSLDPYDVPASDNPSTVLYSPVLTGDNYPTWSRGIARALRAKNKYGFVDGTIAKPLASDDKLPAWIRANNLVCIWIANSCEAEIKRSISWIENARDIWIDLEDRFSETNMPRIFDLKRHISTLKQEDSSISSYYTKLKSLWDEVGALTPVEPCTCGNGKQVLEQLNRDKAMEFLQGLHDRFSAVRSNILLMSPFPTLAKIYSLVRQEEQQQFINIAATPQIDSAALSTRFAPRPSP; encoded by the coding sequence ATGGttgcatcaccaccaccatctccatctaaTGTACGTGGACCTAAGTTTGATGACTCTAGCTCAAGCTTAGACCCTTATGATGTACCAGCGTCGGACAATCCGTCGACTGTGCTTTATTCCCCTGTGTTAACAGGTGATAATTATCCCACATGGTCAAGGGGTATTGCTCGTGCTTTAAGAGCCAAGAACAAATACGGCTTTGTTGATGGTACAATAGCCAAACCGTTAGCTTCTGATGACAAACTTCCAGCTTGGATTCGTGCAAACAATCTGGTTTGTATTTGGATTGCCAATTCCTGTGAAGCTGAGATAAAACGAAGCATCAGTTGGATAGAAAACGCTAGGGATATTTGGATTGATCTTGAGGATCGATTTTCTGAAACGAATATGCCTCGAATCTTTGATTTAAAACGTCATATATCAACTCTCAAACAAGAAGATtctagtatatcttcttattACACCAAGCTTAAAAGTCTATGGGATGAAGTGGGCGCTCTTACACCGGTTGAACCTTGCACCTGCGGTAATGGAAAGCAAGTGCTTGAACAGCTCAACAGAGACAAAGCAATGGAGTTCTTACAGGGACTTCATGACAGATTTTCGGCCGTAAGAAGCAACATCCTTCTTATGTCTCCTTTTCCGACGCTTGCGAAGATTTACTCCCTTGTTCGTCAGGAAGAACAACAACAATTTATCAACATTGCTGCTACACCCCAGATTGACAGCGCAGCCTTGTCTACCAGATTTGCACCTCGACCTTCCCCATAG
- the LOC113285380 gene encoding uncharacterized protein LOC113285380 isoform X1, producing MTKCFSFTASRDWWYRYTFSYAGLKSVTTNLGEGTTMHCWIPKIIKPAKPNILIHGFGANAMWQWGNYLRPLIPRFNVYVPDLLFFGESYTTHSERTEHFQAQCLKKLMESFEVQKMSLVGVSYGGFVGYSLASQYPDTIEKVVLCCSGVCLEEKDMKDGLFKVSDLDEAASILLPQTPDKLRTLVKMSFVKPAAAKSVPSYFIRDFIQVMCTHYIEEKRDLIQNILKDRQCSNLPKMNQPTLIVWGEEDQVFPLELGYRLQRHLGDNAEPVVIKNAGHAVNLEKTKEFLKHLKAFLTDKGPAVHDQNSHNSVKDHINGKNDGDC from the exons ATGACAAAATGTTTCAGTTTCACAGCATCAAGAGATTGGTGGTACAGATACACATTCTCATACGCAGGTTTGAAATCGGTGACAACAAATCTAGGAGAGGGAACAACAATGCATTGTTGGATACCAAAAATCATTAAACCAGCAAAACCAAATATATTGATCCATGGATTCGGTGCTAATGCAATGTGGCAATGGGGTAATTATCTTAGACCCTTAATTCCCCGCTTCAACGTATACGTTCCCGACTTGTTATTCTTCGGTGAATCATATACGACTCATTCAGAAAGAACTGAGCATTTCCAAGCTCAATGTTTGAAGAAATTGATGGAGAGTTTTGAGGTTCAGAAAATGAGCTTAGTTGGTGTGAGTTATGGTGGTTTTGTTGGGTATAGTTTAGCGTCGCAGTATCCGGATACGATCGAGAAAGTCGTATTGTGTTGTTCTGGTGTTTGTTTAGAGGAGAAAGATATGAAagatggtttgtttaaggtttcagatttAGATGAAGCTGCTAGTATTTTGTTGCCTCAAACACCTGACAAGTTGAGAACTCTTGTTAAAATGTCATTTGTTAAGCCTGCTGCTGCTAAGTCCGTTCCGTCTTACTTTATTCGCGATTTCATTCAG GTGATGTGTACACACTACATAGAAGAGAAGAGagatttgattcaaaatataCTTAAAGATCGACAATGTTCAAATCTTCCTAAGATGAATCAG CCGACATTGATAGTATGGGGAGAGGAAGACCAGGTATTCCCTCTGGAATTGGGGTACAGATTACAAAG GCATTTAGGAGATAATGCAGAACCAGTAGTGATCAAGAATGCGGGGCATGCTGTAAATTTGGAGAAAACCAAAGAATTTTTGAAGCACTTGAAAGCTTTCCTCACAGACAAAGGTCCAGCAGTACATGATCAAAATTCTCACAATTCCGTAAAAGACCACATAAATGGCAAGAATGATGGAGATTGTTGA
- the LOC113285380 gene encoding uncharacterized protein LOC113285380 isoform X2: MTKCFSFTASRDWWYRYTFSYAGLKSVTTNLGEGTTMHCWIPKIIKPAKPNILIHGFGANAMWQWGNYLRPLIPRFNVYVPDLLFFGESYTTHSERTEHFQAQCLKKLMESFEVQKMSLVGVSYGGFVGYSLASQYPDTIEKVVLCCSGVCLEEKDMKDGLFKVSDLDEAASILLPQTPDKLRTLVKMSFVKPAAAKSVPSYFIRDFIQVMCTHYIEEKRDLIQNILKDRQCSNLPKMNQPTLIVWGEEDQVFPLELGYRLQRR; the protein is encoded by the exons ATGACAAAATGTTTCAGTTTCACAGCATCAAGAGATTGGTGGTACAGATACACATTCTCATACGCAGGTTTGAAATCGGTGACAACAAATCTAGGAGAGGGAACAACAATGCATTGTTGGATACCAAAAATCATTAAACCAGCAAAACCAAATATATTGATCCATGGATTCGGTGCTAATGCAATGTGGCAATGGGGTAATTATCTTAGACCCTTAATTCCCCGCTTCAACGTATACGTTCCCGACTTGTTATTCTTCGGTGAATCATATACGACTCATTCAGAAAGAACTGAGCATTTCCAAGCTCAATGTTTGAAGAAATTGATGGAGAGTTTTGAGGTTCAGAAAATGAGCTTAGTTGGTGTGAGTTATGGTGGTTTTGTTGGGTATAGTTTAGCGTCGCAGTATCCGGATACGATCGAGAAAGTCGTATTGTGTTGTTCTGGTGTTTGTTTAGAGGAGAAAGATATGAAagatggtttgtttaaggtttcagatttAGATGAAGCTGCTAGTATTTTGTTGCCTCAAACACCTGACAAGTTGAGAACTCTTGTTAAAATGTCATTTGTTAAGCCTGCTGCTGCTAAGTCCGTTCCGTCTTACTTTATTCGCGATTTCATTCAG GTGATGTGTACACACTACATAGAAGAGAAGAGagatttgattcaaaatataCTTAAAGATCGACAATGTTCAAATCTTCCTAAGATGAATCAG CCGACATTGATAGTATGGGGAGAGGAAGACCAGGTATTCCCTCTGGAATTGGGGTACAGATTACAAAG GAGATAA